In a single window of the Pseudomonas oryzihabitans genome:
- a CDS encoding LysR family transcriptional regulator: MDTLHNMRVFVAVVESGSFTGAAQTLQTTTAHVSRAVAHLETHLRTRLLHRTTRRIALTEAGQRYLARCEQILAYVEEAEAEAGHAQARPEGRLRVHSMTGIGQHYVIRAIAGYRALHPEVRFDLTMANRIPDLLEEGFDLAIVVAVELPDSGFVSQQIGQTYSILCASPAYLQEHGQPQTPAELADHACLRFISPVVSFDRWHFEGPNGPETFRIGETPFQVNVGDAMTEALRQGLGIGVLPLYSAVDGLRDGSLVRVLPAYRLQRLNAYALYASRQYLDAKIRTWVAYLREEIPGALEADEAFVRAASKVVGPAH; this comes from the coding sequence ATGGACACCCTGCACAACATGCGCGTTTTCGTCGCCGTGGTGGAAAGCGGCAGCTTCACCGGTGCGGCCCAGACGTTGCAGACCACCACCGCCCATGTCTCCCGGGCGGTGGCCCATCTCGAAACCCATCTGCGCACCCGGCTGCTGCACCGCACCACCCGGCGCATCGCCCTGACCGAGGCCGGTCAGCGCTACCTGGCGCGCTGTGAGCAGATCCTCGCCTATGTCGAGGAAGCCGAAGCCGAGGCCGGGCATGCCCAGGCACGCCCGGAAGGGCGGTTGCGGGTGCACAGCATGACCGGCATCGGTCAGCACTACGTGATCCGCGCCATCGCCGGCTATCGCGCCCTGCACCCCGAGGTACGCTTCGACCTGACCATGGCCAACCGTATCCCCGATCTGCTGGAGGAGGGCTTCGACCTGGCCATCGTGGTAGCCGTGGAGCTGCCCGACTCCGGTTTCGTCTCCCAGCAGATCGGCCAGACCTACAGCATCCTCTGCGCCTCGCCTGCCTATCTGCAGGAGCACGGCCAGCCGCAGACCCCGGCGGAGCTGGCCGATCACGCCTGCCTGAGATTCATCAGTCCCGTGGTCTCCTTCGACCGCTGGCACTTCGAGGGTCCCAACGGTCCGGAAACCTTTCGCATCGGCGAGACGCCCTTCCAGGTCAATGTCGGCGACGCCATGACCGAGGCTCTGCGCCAGGGCCTGGGCATCGGCGTGCTGCCGCTCTACTCGGCGGTGGACGGCCTGCGCGACGGCAGCCTGGTACGGGTGCTGCCGGCCTATCGCCTGCAGCGGCTCAACGCCTATGCCCTCTATGCTTCGCGGCAGTACCTGGACGCCAAGATCAGAACCTGGGTCGCCTATCTGCGCGAGGAGATCCCCGGGGCGCTGGAAGCGGACGAAGCCTTCGTACGCGCCGCCAGTAAAGTCGTCGGCCCAGCGCATTGA
- a CDS encoding efflux transporter outer membrane subunit: protein MSPSSCRVWPALTVVALATLLAGCIGTGHNAPQAQRLDDQALATDAAIRAAAGQAAWPERQWWRAYGDPQLNAWITGALADNPRLATAAARVRRAESLAGLAESREALQVEAKGAFKRYSWPTDGFYGPGELSDRTTWNNNTELGLSYALDFWGRERDASAQALDQAHQAAAEVRAAELELTGNIVRSYIGFALHHDQRDILAATLEQQRQLADLAQRQLDGGLGTQFEVSQARALLPETERQLEALDETLALDRNQLAALAGKGPGAGARLQRPRLTLGAAPRLPSRLPLELVGKRPDVVARRWQIAAAAKGVDVARASFYPNIDLVANVGQFLTLGRLSEMLTHAKTGSFIGPAFSLPIYDGGALRSRLGAESAAYDLAVSAYNQTLVDALKDISDALIKADSAAKQATLADQASQEAQRTYDIAREAFRRGLTDYLHVLDAQTRLFAQQRVTAQVHALRLAAQAGALVALGGGADLERGPDDQDLVPARVAVERAAR from the coding sequence GTGTCGCCTTCCTCTTGCAGAGTCTGGCCTGCGCTCACGGTGGTCGCCCTCGCGACCCTGCTGGCCGGCTGTATCGGTACCGGTCACAATGCCCCCCAGGCGCAGCGTCTCGACGACCAGGCACTGGCCACCGACGCCGCCATCCGCGCCGCCGCCGGGCAGGCCGCCTGGCCCGAGCGCCAGTGGTGGCGCGCCTATGGCGATCCCCAGCTGAATGCCTGGATCACCGGCGCCCTGGCGGACAACCCGCGCCTGGCCACGGCCGCCGCCCGGGTGCGCCGCGCCGAATCCCTGGCGGGCCTGGCCGAATCCCGCGAAGCACTGCAGGTGGAGGCCAAGGGTGCCTTCAAGCGCTACAGCTGGCCCACCGACGGCTTCTATGGCCCGGGCGAGCTGTCCGATCGCACCACCTGGAACAACAATACCGAGCTGGGCCTGAGCTATGCGCTGGACTTCTGGGGTCGCGAGCGCGACGCCAGCGCCCAGGCCCTGGACCAGGCCCACCAGGCCGCCGCCGAGGTGCGCGCCGCCGAGCTGGAGCTGACCGGCAACATCGTCCGCAGCTATATCGGCTTCGCTCTGCACCATGACCAGCGCGACATCCTCGCCGCCACCCTGGAGCAGCAGCGGCAGCTGGCCGACCTGGCCCAGCGGCAACTGGACGGCGGTCTCGGCACCCAGTTCGAGGTCAGCCAGGCGCGCGCCCTGCTGCCCGAGACCGAGCGCCAGCTGGAAGCCCTGGACGAGACCCTGGCACTGGATCGCAACCAACTGGCCGCCCTGGCCGGCAAGGGCCCGGGTGCTGGCGCCCGCCTGCAACGACCGCGGCTGACCCTGGGCGCGGCCCCGCGGCTGCCCAGCCGCCTGCCGCTGGAACTGGTCGGCAAGCGGCCCGATGTGGTGGCGCGTCGCTGGCAGATCGCGGCCGCGGCCAAGGGCGTCGACGTGGCCCGGGCCAGCTTCTATCCCAACATCGACCTGGTGGCCAACGTCGGCCAGTTCCTGACTCTGGGCCGCCTCAGCGAGATGCTGACTCACGCCAAGACCGGCTCCTTCATAGGCCCGGCGTTCTCTCTGCCGATCTACGACGGTGGCGCCCTGCGCAGTCGCCTCGGCGCGGAATCGGCGGCCTACGACCTGGCGGTCAGCGCCTACAACCAGACCCTGGTGGATGCGCTCAAGGACATCTCCGATGCCCTGATCAAGGCCGACTCGGCCGCCAAGCAGGCCACCCTCGCCGACCAGGCCAGCCAGGAGGCCCAGCGCACCTATGACATCGCCCGCGAGGCCTTCCGCCGCGGCCTGACCGACTACCTGCACGTGCTCGACGCCCAGACCCGGCTGTTCGCCCAGCAGCGCGTCACCGCCCAGGTACACGCCCTGCGCCTGGCCGCCCAGGCCGGCGCCCTGGTCGCCCTCGGCGGCGGCGCGGACCTCGAACGCGGGCCGGACGACCAGGATCTGGTGCCGGCCCGCGTGGCCGTCGAGCGGGCCGCGCGGTGA
- a CDS encoding DMT family transporter produces the protein MSATAGPTLRFADQPLKGIALICLAVWLFASHDALSKYLSGFYPVVMVVWARYLSHTLLMMGIFIPRSGLAVIRTKRPGLQVLRALCLIGCSLFFTTGLRYLPMAEATAVNFLAPLMVTALSVPLLKESVTRSQWAAVLAGFVGVLIIVRPGGQLFTPAVLLPVCSAVCFGLYQLLTRLLSGIDSPTTSNFLTGIINTLVLSSVVPFFWEIPTLTHGFMLALLGLFGMSGHLLLTQAFRYAPPALLAPFSYGQIVTAGIIGYLVFGHVPDSGALIGILIICASGLAVAWQQSRKASKAKKARAVPAAQPEALPEVVADAAAGTPAQRSP, from the coding sequence ATGAGCGCCACAGCAGGACCCACTTTGAGATTCGCCGACCAGCCGCTCAAGGGCATCGCCCTGATCTGCCTTGCCGTCTGGCTGTTCGCCTCCCACGACGCCCTCTCCAAATACCTCTCCGGCTTCTATCCGGTGGTCATGGTGGTCTGGGCCCGCTATCTGTCCCACACCCTGCTGATGATGGGGATCTTCATCCCGCGCTCGGGCCTGGCGGTGATTCGCACCAAACGCCCGGGATTGCAGGTGCTCAGAGCCCTGTGCCTGATCGGCTGCAGCCTGTTCTTCACCACCGGGCTGCGCTACCTGCCGATGGCCGAAGCCACGGCGGTCAACTTTCTCGCCCCGCTGATGGTGACGGCGCTGTCGGTACCGCTGCTCAAGGAGAGTGTCACCCGCAGCCAGTGGGCGGCGGTGCTGGCGGGCTTCGTCGGGGTGCTGATCATCGTGCGGCCGGGCGGCCAGCTGTTCACCCCGGCGGTGCTGCTGCCGGTCTGCTCGGCGGTGTGCTTCGGCCTCTACCAGCTGCTGACGCGGCTGCTCAGCGGCATCGACAGCCCCACCACCAGCAACTTCCTCACCGGCATCATCAACACTCTGGTGCTGAGCAGCGTGGTGCCCTTCTTCTGGGAGATCCCCACCCTGACCCACGGCTTCATGCTGGCCTTGCTCGGCCTCTTCGGCATGTCGGGCCATCTGCTGCTGACCCAGGCCTTCCGCTATGCGCCGCCAGCGCTGCTGGCACCCTTCAGCTATGGCCAGATCGTCACCGCCGGCATTATCGGCTACCTCGTCTTCGGCCATGTGCCGGACAGCGGCGCGCTGATCGGCATCCTGATCATCTGCGCCAGCGGCCTGGCGGTGGCCTGGCAGCAGAGCCGCAAGGCGTCCAAAGCCAAGAAGGCTCGGGCGGTGCCGGCAGCGCAACCCGAGGCGCTGCCAGAGGTGGTGGCCGATGCCGCCGCGGGCACCCCGGCTCAGCGCAGCCCGTAG